Within the Stenotrophomonas sp. 610A2 genome, the region AAGATCGTGCCGGTGCGTGTGCTCGGCACCTGCGGTGGCTACGACTCGGATATCGCCGACGCCATCATCTGGGCCTCCGGTGGCACGGTGTCCGGCGTGCCTGCCAATGCCAATCCGGCCGAGGTGATCAATCTCAGCTTGGGTGGCTCCGGTGCCTGCGGCAGCACCACGCAGGCGGCGATCAATGGCGCGGTCAGCCGCGGCACCACCTTGGTGATTGCAGCAGGCAACGACAACACCAATGTCTCCAACGCCTCGCCGGCCAACTGCAACAACGTGATCGCAGTGGCATCGACGACCAGCACCGGCGCACGCTCGAGCTTCTCCAATTACGGTGCGTTGATCGACATCGCCGCGCCGGGTTCCAACATCCTGTCCACGCTCAATAGCGGTACCACCACGCCGGGCGCGGAAAGCTATGCGTCCTACAACGGCACTTCGATGGCGACCCCGCATGTGGCTGGTGTTGTCGCATTGCTGCAGGCGGTTTCAACCACGCCGAAGACGCCGGCGCAGGTGGAAGCGCTGATCAAGGCCAATGTCACCCCGTTCCCGTCCACGCCGTCGCAGAGCATCGGCCCCGGCATCCTCAATGCCAAGGCAGTGGTGGATGCAGCCAACGGCGGTGGCAATCCGAACCCGGGTGGCACGGTGTTGAACAACGGCGTGCCGATTACCGGGCTCTCCGGTGCGGCCAGCAGCACCCAGTTCTTCACTGTGGTGGTGCCTGCAGGTGCGAGCAACCTGGTGATCGCCAGCTCCGGCGGCAGCGGTGATGCCGACATGTATGTGCGTGCCGGCAGCCAGCCGACCACCGCCACCTACGATTGCCGCCCGTACAAGACCGGCAATGCGGAGAGCTGCACTTTCGCAACTCCGGTAGCGGGTACGTATCACGTGATGCTGTCCGCCTACTCGGCATTCTCGGGTGTAAGCCTGCAGGCCAGCTGGAGTACCGGTGGCGGCAGCGGTGGCGTGCAGACCTACAGCAACGCAACTGCGGTCAACATCGTCGACAACGCCACCGTGGAAAGCGCTATCGCCGTCTCGGGGCGCAGCGGTAATGCACCGGCATCGACGCCGGTGACGGTGGACATCAGCCACACCTGGAAAGGGGATCTGAAGGTGGATCTGGTGGCGCCGGACGGCAGCGTGTATGTGCTGAGCAACTATGCCGGTGGCAGCGCGGATGACATCAAGCAGACCTTCAACGTGAACCTGTCCAGCGAAGCACTCAATGGCAGCTGGAAGCTGCGTGTCAACGACAAGGCCAGCGGTGATACCGGTCGTATCAACAGCTGGTCGATCAGGTTCTGAGTTGATCAGGTTGCAGGTGCATCTGGTGGTTGATTGAAGGCACCATGATGTTGTTGTGATGTGATCAGGCCCCGGCGTTCTCGCCGGGGCTTTTGTTTGGCTGCTGATGGCTTTTGACACGCGGTGCTGGCCGGCATGTTTGCCGTGGATGGATCGTTCGATCCTAATTGTGCAAAGGGCGTTGGAAGCCGGCGTTGGCGCAGACGCTGATGCGCTATGCGGCGTGCTCTTTCCCTACCGATGCAGTGGCAGTTCAAGACTGCGTCCGGGACAGCGCTTTCAGTAGTACTCCGATGGGAGCGCTCTGGCGCAATGCCTACTGTCGGCAAACGGATCGGCAACAGGCTGATCCGGGTGGTTCTGCCCCGGTGGTGACTGCACCGCACTGGGATGCCTGGCAGAACGGGCGCCGCATCAGCGGCATCTCTCCATGCAGAAGGATTCAAAGATGTCGTCCATATCGCGCCATAGGCTTTGCCATGGGTTGCTGGCTGTTGGAACCGCTTCGCTGTCTTCGTTGCTGTGCATGCCCGCGCTGGCCGGTGAAGTGCGGCTTGCGGGTCTGGAGGCCGAGCCAGTGCATCAACGCTTCATCGTCAAATTCCGCGAAGGAAGCGCCACCGCAGAGGCTGGAATCGTAGGTGGGAAGACACTGGCTGCAGCGTCACGTGGGTTGCCGGTACGCGCCGGCAAGGCGAGCGCCCTGCAGCACTTGCGCCGGTTGGCGGTAGGTGCGGATCTGTTGCAGGTGGACACTCCGCTGGATCGCATCGAGGCCGCAGCGCTGATGCACCGTTTGGCGGCAGATCGCGATGTCGAGTACGTCGAGATTGATCGGCGGCATACCATTCACGCCATACCTGATGACCCACGTTTCAGCGAGCAGTGGGGCTTGTCCGGCACCTATGGCATCAAGGCTGGACAGGCGTGGGACAACGCGACCGGGGAGGGTGTGGTGGTGGCAGTGCTGGATACCGGTATCGCCCGCCACAGCGACCTGAGCGCAAACGTCCTGCCGGGTTATGACTTCATCAGCGACACTGCCATGGCCAATGACGGGGATGGCCGTGATGGCGACGCCAGTGATCCGGGCGATTGGGTGACAGCCAATCAATGCGGTGGAAGTCATGGCCCGCAGAACTCCAGTTGGCATGGTACGCACGTGGCAGGAACGGTGGCGGCGGTGACCAACAACGGCAAGGGGGTTGCAGGCGTTGCGCCAGGAGCGAGGATTCTGCCGGTGCGCGTGCTGGGTCGTTGTGGCGGCTACACCTCGGATATCGCCGATGCCATCGTCTGGGCGGCGGGCGGAGACGTGACAGGCGTGCCGCAGAATGGCAACCCGGCCGAGGTCATCAACCTCAGCCTTGGCGGCGATGGTGCCTGCGGCAGCACAATGCAGGACGCGATCAATCGCGCGGTAGGCAGGGGCACTACGCTGGTGATCGCGGCTGGCAACAGCAACGTCAATGTGACCAATGCCTCCCCGGCCAATTGCGACAACGTCATTGCCGTTGGTGCCAGCGACAGTGCCGGCAAACGTTCGATCTGGAGCAGTACCCAGCAGTCGAACTACGGCCCGCTGGTGGATGTGGCGGCACCGGGTAGCAACATACTTTCCACGCTAAATACCGGCAGTAAGCGGCCCGCGGGCGAGAGCTACGCTTTCCACGGTGGAACCTCGATGGCGACGCCACATGTGGCTGGCGTTGTGGCGCTGGTGCAACAGGTATCCAGTCCAGCGCGAACTCCCGCGCAGATCGAGGCCTTGATCAAGGCGACGGCAACGCCATTTCCAATGACACCAGATCGGGATATAGGCATCGGTATCGTCAACGCGCAGGCAGCTGTGGCAATGGCGATGGGCGGCACATTGCCGCCGGATCCCGAGCCCGAGCCGGTGGTTGAGCTGTTCAACGGGGTGCCGCTGACCGATCTGGCTGCCAGCAAGGGCAGCAATCGCTATTACCAGGTGCAGCTGCCGGCAGCGGCGTCGAACCTGTTGATCAGCATTGCCGGCGGCAGCGGTGATGCGGATCTGTATGTGCGTGCGGCAAGTCGCCCAACCGCCTCCCGTTATGATTGCCGCCCATTCCGCGGCGGAAATGGAGAAAGCTGCAGCATCCCTACACCTGTTGCAGGCACCTACCATGTCATGTTGACCGGTTACACGGCTTACTCGGGCGTTAGCCTGAGGGCCAGCTGGGGTCTGGTGCCGGCGCAGACCTATCGCAGCAGCGAGGGGCTGGACATCCTCGACAACACCACGGTGGAGAGCACGATCAGCGTAACCGGGCGCACTGCCAATGCGCCAGCAGCGACTCCGGTGATAGTGGATATCAGCCATAGCTGGCGTGGTGATCTGAAGGTGGAGTTGCTCGCGCCCGGTGGCCGTGCCTATCTGCTGAGCAACTACGAAGGTGGTAGTGCCGATGACATCAAACAGACCTTCGAGGTTGATCTGTCCAGCGAGGCCTTGAATGGCATCTGGAAGCTAAGGGTCAACGACAAGGCTACTGGCGATACCGGGCGTCTCAATGGCTGGTCGATCACGTTCTAGCCCAAGGCAACGCTTGCCACCGTGGATGAGTCCGACATCGTCGGACTCATGCCGGTGAGGGCACTCAGTCTTCGCAGATATCGGCGCAACTGGCGTGCAGGACCTGCATCGCATCAGCGGGAGCGATATCCAGCAGCAGGCCGCGTTGGCCGGCGTTGATGTACAGCGTGTCGTGCTGCGAAGCGCTGGCGGCGAATACCACCTTGGCCGGTCGCTGCTGTGCGAAAGGACTGATACCACCAACCTTGTAGCCGCTGCGCTTCTCGGCCTCGGGTACTTCCATCATCTGCGCGTGCTTGCCGCCGCAATGGGCGGCAAGCTTCTTCAGGGACAGGCGCTGATCGGAGGGAATGACTGCGATCAGCGCTTGCTTGTCCACCCACGCCATCAGCGTCTTGAACATCTGCGCGGGCGCGATGCCCAGCGCCTGCGCTGCCGCCAGCCCTTTGCTGTCGACATCTGCCGAGTAGTCATAGGCATGCACGCCGTGGGCGATGCCGGCCTTGTCCAGTGCGGCGGTTGCGCGGGTGCTCCTTGCCACTTACAGCGATTCGAAGCGATTGGCGTCGACGTTCTTGCGGACCTTCTCCGGATTCCAGATGCGGCCGTTCATGGCGATGTAGACGCCTTCGGGCAGCGATTGCACCGCACCGATCGCGCAGCCGATGTTGAACTCGGCATCGGAGCCGCGGAAGCGCGCCGGGCTGAGTGCACCGGTCATCACGATGGTCTTGCCGGGGATGGTGGCCAGCACCTTGCCAGTGGCGACCATCGAGTCGGTACCGTGGGTGACCAGCACGTGGCGGGTCGGCTGCGCGGCGATGGTGGCGCGGATCAGTTCGCGGTCGTCGTCGCTGATGTGCAGCGAGTCCTTGCGCAGGATCGGAATCACGTTGAAACGGAAGGTCACGCCCAGCTCGCGCAGGATCATGCCGATCTGCGGATCACCAATCTGGTAATCGGACTTGTCGTCGAAGTAGATCTTGTCGATCGTGCCGCCGGTGGTGACGATCAGGAGTTCTTCCATCATTGCGGTAAATCCTTGCGGTGACTGCCAGCGGCACAGGCCGCGATGCCACAAATGATAATGCCGTAAGCGACGCCGGGCCACGTCAGGTCACGCAGGTAGAGCCGAGCCATGCCCGGCTGGGGCTTGCCCTGGGAATCATCGGCACCTTGTAGGAGCGGCGTCAGCCGCGAAACCGGCGGCCCGCCAGATCACCAGCTTGCCCGCAGTTTCAGGAATGCCAGCTTCGCGGCTGACGCCGCTCCCACAAACTGGATTGTCGGTAACGCCCAAGCCGAGCATGGCTCGGCTCTACCGGGAGGGATTGCCGGCAACGCCCCCGCCGGGCTGGCTGGGGCTAACGGGCCTTCTTGGCGGCAAAACGGGCGCGCATGCCGGGGATGCTGACCAGGGCCACGATCAGCAGCGCCAGGACGATCTCGATCCAGGCATAGAGGGCGGTATCGCGATGGCTCCAGGCGCTCATTACGCCGTGGCTGAACCAGAACAGCGCAAGAACGCCTGCCCAGAAGCGCGCGACCGCGCGCTGTGCCAATACACCCAGCAGCAACAGTACCGGCGGCGCCACGAACACCAAGGCCACCGCCAGCAGATGACGGTCGGTGCGGAACCACCACGCATACAGCCCGGCCAACAGCGCCAGCGCCAATGCCAGGATCAGGTCGCGGCTGCGGCTGCTCATTGCGTCAGGCGCCGGGCGATATCGGCCACCCGTCGGCCCAATGCCCGTGCCAGCACGGCCTCATCGTCGGTGGGTTGCGGATCATCCTGGCTGCCGGCCACATGGCTGGCGCCATACGGCGTGCCACCGCTGCTGGTGTGGCTCAGCGCCGGCTCGGTGAAGGGGATGCCAACAATCAGGCAGCCGTGGTGCAGCAGCGGCAGGTGCATCGACAACAGGGTCGACTCCTGGCCGCCGTGCATCGAGGCGGTGGAGGTGAATACCGCGGCCGGCTTGCCGGCCAGGGTGCCGTTGACCCATTCCGCGCCCAGTCCGTCGAGGAAATGCTTTACCGGCGCGGCCATGTTGCCGAAACGGGTAGGGCTGCCCAGCACGATGCCATCGCATTCGGCCAGATCGGCGATCTCCACATAGGGCGCGCCGTCATCTGGCACAGGCGGGGCGCTGGTCTGGGTGACGGCGGCGACCGGTGGCACCGTGCGCAGGCGGGCGCTCATGCCCGGCACCTCGCCGATACCGCGGGCGATCTGCCGCGCCAGCCGGGCCACCGAACCGCCGCGGCTGTAGTAAAGCACCAGAATCTCCGCCATCGCACCGTTCACTCACTCTTGTAGGAACCGGCAGTATCAACGATGCGGCCCGCGCTTTGCATCGGGTACCCTTGCCGAATGGAACCTCTGGATTCACTCAACCTATGGATGGAGCGCCTGCGAGACCGGGCGCGCAACGTCAGCTTCGGCCGTTTCCTGTGGAAGCGCTTCCTCGATGACCGCCTGTTCCAGGCCGCTGGCTCGCTGGCCTACACCACGGTGTTCGCGCTGGTGCCGTTGGCCATCGTGGTGTTCGGTGTGCTGTCGGCGTTCCCGATGTTCGATCGCTGGAGCGAGGCGCTCAGCGACTATGTGTTCTCCAACTTCGTACCTTCGGCGGCGCGTGCAGCCGAGGGTTACCTGAAGCAGTTCTCGGCCAGCGCCGGGCAGCTCACCGCCGCCGGCTTCCTGGCCCTGGTGGTGTCGCTGCTGATCACCCTCAACAGCGTCGAACAGACCTTCAACCGGATCTGGCGGGTGGCCTCGGCGCGGCCGCAGCTGACCCGCTTCCTGGTCTATTGGACGGTGTTGACCCTGGGTGCCTTGCTGGCCGCCGCCTCGTTGGCGATCTCGGCCAAAGTGCTGTCGCTGCCCTTGTTCGGCACCACCGAGGGCCGCTGGCTGGCCGATCTTGGCCTGCGCCTGGCGCCGGTGCTGATCGAATTCGTCTGCGTGGTGCTGATCTACCGGGTGGTGCCGCACCACACGGTGAAGTGGCGGCACGCCATTCCCGGTGCGCTGCTGGCGGTGTTGATGCTGGAGCTGGTGAAGTGGGGCATGGGCCTGTATCTGGGCAGCTTCCAGTCTTACCAGAAGCTTTACGGCACGGTGGCCTTCGTACCGATCCTGTTGCTGTGGATCTACCTGAGCTGGGTGTCGGTATTGCTGGGCGCGTCGCTGGCCTCTTCGATCGCCGCCTTCCGCTATCAACCAGCGGCAATGCGGTTGCCACAGGGCTGCGAGCTTTATGGCTTGCTGCGTCTGTTGGGGCGCTTCCGCGAGGCGCGGCAGCAAGGGCGGGGCTTGGATGAAGACCAGCTGTTGCTGCTGGAGCCCATGCTCACCGATTCACTGCTGCAGCAGTTGCTGGAACAGATGGAAGTTATTGGTGTGCTGCGCCGTGACGAGCGCGATGAATGGCTGTTGGCCCGCGACCTGGACAGCATCAGCCTGCATGAACTGTATGAAAGCGCGCAGCTGCGTATTCCGGCTGCAGAGGAATACCTGCCGATGCGCGAGGACAGCCTCGGGCAAGCGGCCTGCGATGCCCTGGATCAACTACGTCTGCCGTTGCGCGAATTGCTCAAGCGCCGTGTGGATGACATCTATGTAGAGCGCGGAGAGAGTCGATGATCAAGAAGTTTGTTCCCGTCGCGCTGCTGGCGCTGAGCTTGGCTGCGTGCAAGCCTGGGCAGGCACCGGTCGCAGCACCGGCACCGGCACCCGCGCCAGACGCAGCACCGGCTGCCGCAGAAGCGACGCAGCCCGGCGTGGTCCAGCAGACCGTCGAGGTACCGCAGCTGCAGGTGCCGACCGTCGACGGCAAGACCTATGATCTGGCCAGTCACCGTGGGCAGTGGGTAGTGGTGAATTTCTGGGCCACCTGGTGTGCGCCCTGCCTGCAGGAAATGCCGGAGTTGTCGGCGCTGCATGCGATGCGCAGCAATGTGGAAGTGGTAGGGCTGGCTTATGAAGACATCGAATTGGATGAGATGCAGGCGTTCCTGAAGGAGCATCCTGTGGCCTATCCGATCGCCATCATCGATACCTTCAGTCCGCCCAAGGATTTCGCCACGCCGCGTGGCTTGCCGATGACTTACCTGATCGCGCCCGATGGCAAGGTCGCCAGGCAGTTCCTGGGGCCGGTAAATGCGCAGGAGATCGAGCAGGCGATTGTGGCGGCTGGGGGCAAGGCGGTTTGAGGAGCGCGGGATCGAAATTTCGAGGCTGAAGCGAAAAGCTTTGAAGCCAAGAGCGCTCTCCCCAACCCTTCCCTTCGCTGCGCGAAAGGGAGGGGGCGGTTCTCGGCAATCTGCCAGATGGTCGCGGCGCCGCTCCTGCTCCCTCCCTTTCGCGCAGCGAAGGGGAGGGTTTGGGAGGGGTAGCTTTTCAGCTCTCCACGCAATGTCAGCATCGCGATTTACGTCGTTTCTGCAGCGTGATCGGTTATGCCCCTGCCGAGCATGGCTCGGCACTACGGTGCTGCGAGGCATGCACTCCCTCCCTTTCGCGTAGCGAAGGGGAGGGTTGGGGAGGGGGAGCTTTTCAGCTCTCCACGCAATGCCAGCGTCGCGATTTACGTCGTTTCTGCAGCGTGATCGGTAATGCCCCTGCCGAGCATGGCTCGGCACTACAGTGGGACGGGCGTGCGCTATGGTTTGGCTGCTTCTTCGTCCACTGCAAACGCTGGGATGGGCTTCACCACACCGTACTTTTCTTTCTTCGGCTTGCCTGGCAGCGGTGGCAGTTCGACCACCGGTTCGTCGATGTGGGTATCCGGTAGGCGATCCAGCAGGTCGCGGATCAGGGTCAGGCGGCCGTGCTTCTGGTCGTTGAAATCCACCAGCGTCCACGGTGCATGCGTGGTGTGCGTTGCTTCCAGCATGGCTTCGCGGGCCTGCGTATAGGCGTTGTATTCCTGCCGCGATTTCAGATCGATCGGTGACAGCTTCCAGCCCTTGAGTGGATCGTCACGGCGCTCGGCAAAGCGCTTTTCCTGCTGCTCCTGGTCGACGCACAGCCAGTACTTGAACAGCAGGATGCCATCGTCGACCAATAGTTTCTCGAACGCGGGAGCCTGCTTGAGGAAGTTTTTGTACTGCGCATCGGTGCAGTAGTCCATCACCTTTTCCACGCCAGCACGGTTGTACCAGCTGCGGTCCATCAGCACGATCTCGCCGGCGGCCGGCAGGTGCGCGATATGGCGCTGGAAATACCACTGGCTGTCTTCGCGTTCGCTGGGCTTGGGCAAGGCCACCACCCGGCACTGGCGCGGATTGACGTGCTTGGCGATGTCCTGGATCACGCCGCCCTTGCCGGCCGTGTCGCGGCCCTCGAACAACACCAGCACGCGTTGCCCGCAGTGCTGGGCCCAGCGCGCCATGTTGGCCAGTTCCAGCTGCATCGGTTCCAGCAACGCTTCGTACTGTTTGCGCTTGAGCTTGCCCATGATCACTCCTTGTGGAATGCCGAGCCTAACCCAATCGCATGTCAGCCAATGTCTGCGCCGCGCCAGCCGTGCCTGCCGGCCAGCTGTTGCAGGAGCTGGGCCAGGTCGCTGGCAAAGCCGGCCATGTCGAACAGGCTGCTGCGCTCGCGGCCCTCGGCCAGCCGCTGGCGGGTGGCCTGCAGGGCGGCTGCGTCGTTGCCCAGCGCAATTGCGGACGCGACGTACGCCTGGTCATCGGCGACATTCATTTCGTCCATGCCGAGGTGATGGTTGAGGCTGCCCGCCACCCGTGCGGCAAAGCTGGTGCCGGGCGCGGTCAATACGGGGCAGCCGGCCCACAAGGCGTCGGATGCCGTGGTGTGCGCGTTATACGGATGTGTATCCAGGAATAGATCGGCATGCTGGTAACGCGCGAGGTACTGCGGATGCGGCAGCTTGCGCATGAATACCAGTCGCGCCGGGTCCAGGCCGCGCAGACGGGCAACGTCCTGCAGCCGCTGATCCGCCTTGCCCGGCCCGGACAACAACCACAGCACGCTGCCGGGTACGCCAAGCAACACCTGCAGCAGACGCTCCACGCTGCGCGGATTGAGCTTGTAGCTGTTGTTGAAGCAGCAGAATACCACGCCGGTTTCGGGTAGCCCGCAGTCGCTGCGCGAGGGTGGGGCCTGGATCTGGCGGGTATTGTCCGAGGGCTGGAAGGCGCGCGGCAGGCGCAGCACCTTTTCGCTGAAGCCTGATTCCGCATCCTGCGGCAGCACGAAGTCATCGGCCACGATGTAGTCGATCCACGGCGCGCCGGATGTTCCAGGATAGGCCAGCCAGTTCAGTTGCAGCGGGGCAGGGCGCATGGCCAGGACTTCTGGCGTGCCGCCGCCGCCCCAGCCACGCAGATCGAACAAGAGGTCGATGCCGGCGTTGCGGATGTGTTGTGCGATAGCTGCATGTGGCTGGCCGCTGACTTCATGCAGCTGATCTGCAGCGGCACGCAGGCGCTGGCGAATGCCGCTGCCGTCATCGCGGTTGAGTGCAAACAGGTGTACCTGCAGTTGTGGATGTGCGCGCAGCTGCTCGAACAGCGCCACTGTCAGCAGGCCGGTCGGATGCGCACCGAAGCCATTGGAAAGGAAGCCCACGCGCAGCGCGCCCTGTGTACGCACCTGTGCTGCTGGCAGACGAGGAATCGCATCGGCCAGCACGCTGGCGCGTTGCCGTGCGCAGGCCAGTTGTTCTGCGGTGCTGGCGTCTTCGCTGAGAAAGGCGAAGGGCTCGACGGCAGGATTGCCCTGCGCGACGGCACGGCGCACCTGCTGTGAAAGCGCATCCAGATCGCGCCAGTCGCAGAGCCGGCGCTGCCAGTTCAGGCGCTGCGCGGCCATATAGGCCTCATCCGGTGCCAAGGCATGCGCGCGTCGATAGGCTTCGGCGGCAGCTTCGGGTTGGTTGGCATCTTCCAATACGTGACCCAGCCACAAGGCCATGCCCGGGTGCTGCGGGGCGAGCTGGCAGGCGCGCTGCAGCAGTGCCGCTGCGTCGTCGTGTTTGCCCTGCATCCAGCGGGCGCGGCCGAGGCGGGCGAGCGCCTCGGGGTGCTCAGGGCGAAGTTGCAGCGCCCTTGATGCCGCCGCTTCGCCTGCACGTATATCGCCTGCGCCAAGTTCCGCGTCGGCCAGCATCACCCAGGCGATGAAGTCACCGGGTTGGCGGCTGACGGCATGGCGGAGCTGGTCGCGTTCGTTGAGGGCGTTGGTCATAGTGCTTGCTTTGCCCCCTCCCTTGCGCGCAGCGCAGGGGAGGGTTGGGGAGGGGGAGCTGTTGATTTTGCTCTGGGCTGGCGACCAAGGCCAAATCCAGAGGCAGCAGCCAAAGCCAAAGCCAAAGCCAAAGCCAAAGCTACCCCTCCCCAGCCCTCCCCTATGCTTCGCATAAGGGAGGGAGCAAAGCCTGTGCTGCATAAGGGAGAGGGCGTATTACGTCCCTTCCGCCAAACGCGCCAGCTCATCCACCTGGTGCTCGTGCTGCAGGCGTGCGATCAGGTCGTCCAGGCCGCCTTCGATGATGTTGGGCAGGTCGTACAGGGTCAGGCCTTCGACGCGGTGGTCGGTGATGCGGCCCTGCGGGAAGCTGTAGGTTCGGATGCGCTGGCTGCGGTCGCCACTGCCTACCTGCAGGCGGCGCGACTCGGCCTGCGCTGCGGCCTGCTTGCTGCGTTCGGCATCCAGCAACTGCGCTTTCAGGCGTTTCATCGCCTTGTCGCGGTTGGCGTGCTGGCTGCGCTCGGTCTGGCATTCCACCACCACGCCGCTGGGAATGTGGGTGATGCGGATCGCCGACTCGGTCTTGTTGACATGCTGGCCACCGGCGCCGGAGGAGCGGAACGTGTCCACCTTCAGGTCTGCCGGATTGATCACCACGTCTTCGACATCATCCGCTTCGGGAATGATCGCCACCGTCGCTGCCGAAGTGTGGATGCGGCCCTGCGATTCGGTGGCCGGCACGCGCTGCACACGGTGGGTGCCGGATTCGAACTTCAGCCTGGAATAGGCACCGCGGCCAACCACGCGTGCCACGATTTCCTTGTAGCCGCCGTGTTCGCCGGGGCTGTCGGATTCGATTTCCACCTTCCAGCCCTGGCGCTCGGCATAGCGGGCGTACATGCGGAACAGATCGCCGGCGAAGATCGCCGCCTCGTCGCCGCCGGTGCCGGCGCGCACTTCCAGGAACAGGTTGCCTTCGTCGCGCGGGTCACGTGGCACCAGCAGCAGCGCCAGTTCTTCGTCCAGCGCCTGCAAGCGGGCCTGGGCGGCGCTGATTTCTTCCTCGGCCAGCTCGCGCAGTTCAGGATCGGCGCGCATGGCTTCGGCCGAGGCCAGGTCCTCGAGTGCGCGGGCCTCGTTGGCCAGCGCGGTGGCGATGGGTTCCAGTTGCGAGAACTCACGGGAAAAATTGCGGAAGCGCTCGTTGTCGGCGACCACGTCGGGGTCGGAAAGCAGGCGTTCCAGTTCTTCTCGGCGCTCGGCCAGTGCCAGCAGCTTACGGCGCAGGGTCGGCGTCATCATTCCTCGCAACAGGGTGGTGATACCCGGGCGTTGCCGGGAACAGGCGCTCGGCGGCGCGGGTGAGGTCGGTGTCGCCATCTTGCGCGGCTTGGCGCAGGGCGGCAGTGGGTGGGTGCAGCAGGCGGTTGGTCAGGCCGTGCGCCAGCTGCTCCAGTACTTCGTCGGGCAGTTTGCCATGCGCCAGCTGCTGCCGGGCCTTGGCCAGCAGCTCGGCGCGGGTTGCCTCGCCAAACGCACGCAGCTGCCGGATCGGTGCCTGCAGGCGGGTGGCGCGCAGGTTGTCCAGGTAACGGGTGACCTGCAGGTCGATGATGGATTCGGCTTCGGCGGCGGCCTCGCGGCGGCCACGGCG harbors:
- the ybaK gene encoding Cys-tRNA(Pro) deacylase, translating into MARSTRATAALDKAGIAHGVHAYDYSADVDSKGLAAAQALGIAPAQMFKTLMAWVDKQALIAVIPSDQRLSLKKLAAHCGGKHAQMMEVPEAEKRSGYKVGGISPFAQQRPAKVVFAASASQHDTLYINAGQRGLLLDIAPADAMQVLHASCADICED
- a CDS encoding asparaginase domain-containing protein; amino-acid sequence: MEELLIVTTGGTIDKIYFDDKSDYQIGDPQIGMILRELGVTFRFNVIPILRKDSLHISDDDRELIRATIAAQPTRHVLVTHGTDSMVATGKVLATIPGKTIVMTGALSPARFRGSDAEFNIGCAIGAVQSLPEGVYIAMNGRIWNPEKVRKNVDANRFESL
- a CDS encoding DUF2069 domain-containing protein gives rise to the protein MSSRSRDLILALALALLAGLYAWWFRTDRHLLAVALVFVAPPVLLLLGVLAQRAVARFWAGVLALFWFSHGVMSAWSHRDTALYAWIEIVLALLIVALVSIPGMRARFAAKKAR
- the wrbA gene encoding NAD(P)H:quinone oxidoreductase, producing the protein MAEILVLYYSRGGSVARLARQIARGIGEVPGMSARLRTVPPVAAVTQTSAPPVPDDGAPYVEIADLAECDGIVLGSPTRFGNMAAPVKHFLDGLGAEWVNGTLAGKPAAVFTSTASMHGGQESTLLSMHLPLLHHGCLIVGIPFTEPALSHTSSGGTPYGASHVAGSQDDPQPTDDEAVLARALGRRVADIARRLTQ
- a CDS encoding YihY family inner membrane protein, which gives rise to MEPLDSLNLWMERLRDRARNVSFGRFLWKRFLDDRLFQAAGSLAYTTVFALVPLAIVVFGVLSAFPMFDRWSEALSDYVFSNFVPSAARAAEGYLKQFSASAGQLTAAGFLALVVSLLITLNSVEQTFNRIWRVASARPQLTRFLVYWTVLTLGALLAAASLAISAKVLSLPLFGTTEGRWLADLGLRLAPVLIEFVCVVLIYRVVPHHTVKWRHAIPGALLAVLMLELVKWGMGLYLGSFQSYQKLYGTVAFVPILLLWIYLSWVSVLLGASLASSIAAFRYQPAAMRLPQGCELYGLLRLLGRFREARQQGRGLDEDQLLLLEPMLTDSLLQQLLEQMEVIGVLRRDERDEWLLARDLDSISLHELYESAQLRIPAAEEYLPMREDSLGQAACDALDQLRLPLRELLKRRVDDIYVERGESR
- a CDS encoding TlpA family protein disulfide reductase; translated protein: MIKKFVPVALLALSLAACKPGQAPVAAPAPAPAPDAAPAAAEATQPGVVQQTVEVPQLQVPTVDGKTYDLASHRGQWVVVNFWATWCAPCLQEMPELSALHAMRSNVEVVGLAYEDIELDEMQAFLKEHPVAYPIAIIDTFSPPKDFATPRGLPMTYLIAPDGKVARQFLGPVNAQEIEQAIVAAGGKAV
- the ppk2 gene encoding polyphosphate kinase 2 codes for the protein MGKLKRKQYEALLEPMQLELANMARWAQHCGQRVLVLFEGRDTAGKGGVIQDIAKHVNPRQCRVVALPKPSEREDSQWYFQRHIAHLPAAGEIVLMDRSWYNRAGVEKVMDYCTDAQYKNFLKQAPAFEKLLVDDGILLFKYWLCVDQEQQEKRFAERRDDPLKGWKLSPIDLKSRQEYNAYTQAREAMLEATHTTHAPWTLVDFNDQKHGRLTLIRDLLDRLPDTHIDEPVVELPPLPGKPKKEKYGVVKPIPAFAVDEEAAKP
- a CDS encoding O-linked N-acetylglucosamine transferase, SPINDLY family protein, with amino-acid sequence MTNALNERDQLRHAVSRQPGDFIAWVMLADAELGAGDIRAGEAAASRALQLRPEHPEALARLGRARWMQGKHDDAAALLQRACQLAPQHPGMALWLGHVLEDANQPEAAAEAYRRAHALAPDEAYMAAQRLNWQRRLCDWRDLDALSQQVRRAVAQGNPAVEPFAFLSEDASTAEQLACARQRASVLADAIPRLPAAQVRTQGALRVGFLSNGFGAHPTGLLTVALFEQLRAHPQLQVHLFALNRDDGSGIRQRLRAAADQLHEVSGQPHAAIAQHIRNAGIDLLFDLRGWGGGGTPEVLAMRPAPLQLNWLAYPGTSGAPWIDYIVADDFVLPQDAESGFSEKVLRLPRAFQPSDNTRQIQAPPSRSDCGLPETGVVFCCFNNSYKLNPRSVERLLQVLLGVPGSVLWLLSGPGKADQRLQDVARLRGLDPARLVFMRKLPHPQYLARYQHADLFLDTHPYNAHTTASDALWAGCPVLTAPGTSFAARVAGSLNHHLGMDEMNVADDQAYVASAIALGNDAAALQATRQRLAEGRERSSLFDMAGFASDLAQLLQQLAGRHGWRGADIG
- the prfA gene encoding peptide chain release factor 1, coding for MTPTLRRKLLALAERREELERLLSDPDVVADNERFRNFSREFSQLEPIATALANEARALEDLASAEAMRADPELRELAEEEISAAQARLQALDEELALLLVPRDPRDEGNLFLEVRAGTGGDEAAIFAGDLFRMYARYAERQGWKVEIESDSPGEHGGYKEIVARVVGRGAYSRLKFESGTHRVQRVPATESQGRIHTSAATVAIIPEADDVEDVVINPADLKVDTFRSSGAGGQHVNKTESAIRITHIPSGVVVECQTERSQHANRDKAMKRLKAQLLDAERSKQAAAQAESRRLQVGSGDRSQRIRTYSFPQGRITDHRVEGLTLYDLPNIIEGGLDDLIARLQHEHQVDELARLAEGT